A region from the Aegilops tauschii subsp. strangulata cultivar AL8/78 chromosome 5, Aet v6.0, whole genome shotgun sequence genome encodes:
- the LOC109746846 gene encoding O-methyltransferase 1, chloroplastic isoform X1: MASLRVSFEVGPDSTNHGATVGVDIAGHLIDERPACDVRTTMPVLPPLAAPLLWPHPRLPPPPPTAFSSWNCQTKSRLLQPGLFATGADVPGRGGPLPEPEQRAPLLLAALRATRLRDEESRRPDPLFIDPYAAVLLSLDVADQTSESLVSHLMPSAEHYRLTTRYLDDTLQHLISRSDNFRQIVLLTDGMDTRPYRLSWPKMSIMYDVSPGRIFSTAAQQLRGAGAKIPRNCVLFHTPLESPDLQEGLCKNGFNGNRPSLWVLQGLPLPSSSSFKSLLLVISNLAMKGGIFIGEVPHFPDWTAAADMVSEQDRLENLFFTQGFRVSFVLYENVAKDFGLDLAPQREQCGRVLFVAEQLRFSDAQMESFWTHFERTEEDADEEGFEEL; encoded by the exons ATGGCTAGTCTAAGGGTCAGCTTTGAAGTTGGCCCGGACAGCACGAATCATGGAGCAACCGTGGGGGTGGATATAGCAGGTCACCTGATTGACGAAAGGCCAGCATGTGACGTCCGCACcaccatgcccgtgctgccgccgctcgCCGCGCCGCTGCTCTGGCCACATCCGCGTCTTCCTCCGCCACCGCCCACCGCCTTCTCCTCCTGGAACTGCCAAACGAAGAGTAGGCTCTTGCAACCGGGGCTCTTCGCCACCGGCGCCGACGTCCCCGGCCGCGGAGGCCCGCTCCCGGAACCAGAGCAGCGCGCCCCGCTCCTCCTCGCCGCTCTCCGCGCCACTCGCCTCAGGGACGAAGAATCACGCCGCCCAG ATCCCCTTTTTATTGATCCATATGCTGCTGTGCTACTTTCACTTGATGTGGCAGATCAAACTTCGGAATCTCTCGTCTCTCATTTAATGCCATCTGCAGAGCATTATAGGCTAACTACTAGATATCTTGATGACACATTGCAACATTTGATAAGCAGGTCAGACAATTTTAGACAG ATTGTTTTGTTGACAGATGGAATGGACACTCGCCCATATAGGCTTAGCTGGCCAAAGATGTCTATCATGTATGATGTATCACCTGGAAGAATCTTCAGTACAGCAGCCCAGCAACTCCGAG GAGCAGGAGCAAAAATACCGCGGAACTGTGTTCTCTTTCATACTCCTTTAGAGTCTCCTGATTTACAAGAGGGCCTGTGCAAAAATGGCTTCAATGGAAATAGGCCAAGCTTGTGGGTATTGCAG GGTTTACCTTTGCCCTCTTCTTCAAGCTTCAAAAGCCTTTTGCTCGTTATAAGCAATTTAGCAATGAAGGGGGGTATCTTCATAGGAGAGGTGCCACATTTTCCAGACTGGACGGCAGCAGCAGACATG GTCTCCGAACAAGACAGGCTAGAAAACCTTTTCTTTACCCAGGGTTTCCGGGTTAGCTTTGTTCTCTATGAAAATGTTGCAAAGGATTTCGGCTTAGATCTAGCTCCTCAAAGGGAACAATGTGGTAGAGTTCTTTTTGTTGCAGAACAGCTGCGGTTTTCAGATGCACAG ATGGAGAGCTTCTGGACGCATTTTGAAAGAACAGAGGAGGACGCTGATGAAGAAGGATTCGAGGAACTTTAG
- the LOC109746846 gene encoding O-methyltransferase 1, chloroplastic isoform X2, protein MASLRVSFEVGPDSTNHGATVGVDIAGHLIDERPACDVRTTMPVLPPLAAPLLWPHPRLPPPPPTAFSSWNCQTKSRLLQPGLFATGADVPGRGGPLPEPEQRAPLLLAALRATRLRDEESRRPDPLFIDPYAAVLLSLDVADQTSESLVSHLMPSAEHYRLTTRYLDDTLQHLISRSDNFRQMEWTLAHIGLAGQRCLSCMMYHLEESSVQQPSNSEGLPLPSSSSFKSLLLVISNLAMKGGIFIGEVPHFPDWTAAADMVSEQDRLENLFFTQGFRVSFVLYENVAKDFGLDLAPQREQCGRVLFVAEQLRFSDAQMESFWTHFERTEEDADEEGFEEL, encoded by the exons ATGGCTAGTCTAAGGGTCAGCTTTGAAGTTGGCCCGGACAGCACGAATCATGGAGCAACCGTGGGGGTGGATATAGCAGGTCACCTGATTGACGAAAGGCCAGCATGTGACGTCCGCACcaccatgcccgtgctgccgccgctcgCCGCGCCGCTGCTCTGGCCACATCCGCGTCTTCCTCCGCCACCGCCCACCGCCTTCTCCTCCTGGAACTGCCAAACGAAGAGTAGGCTCTTGCAACCGGGGCTCTTCGCCACCGGCGCCGACGTCCCCGGCCGCGGAGGCCCGCTCCCGGAACCAGAGCAGCGCGCCCCGCTCCTCCTCGCCGCTCTCCGCGCCACTCGCCTCAGGGACGAAGAATCACGCCGCCCAG ATCCCCTTTTTATTGATCCATATGCTGCTGTGCTACTTTCACTTGATGTGGCAGATCAAACTTCGGAATCTCTCGTCTCTCATTTAATGCCATCTGCAGAGCATTATAGGCTAACTACTAGATATCTTGATGACACATTGCAACATTTGATAAGCAGGTCAGACAATTTTAGACAG ATGGAATGGACACTCGCCCATATAGGCTTAGCTGGCCAAAGATGTCTATCATGTATGATGTATCACCTGGAAGAATCTTCAGTACAGCAGCCCAGCAACTCCGAG GGTTTACCTTTGCCCTCTTCTTCAAGCTTCAAAAGCCTTTTGCTCGTTATAAGCAATTTAGCAATGAAGGGGGGTATCTTCATAGGAGAGGTGCCACATTTTCCAGACTGGACGGCAGCAGCAGACATG GTCTCCGAACAAGACAGGCTAGAAAACCTTTTCTTTACCCAGGGTTTCCGGGTTAGCTTTGTTCTCTATGAAAATGTTGCAAAGGATTTCGGCTTAGATCTAGCTCCTCAAAGGGAACAATGTGGTAGAGTTCTTTTTGTTGCAGAACAGCTGCGGTTTTCAGATGCACAG ATGGAGAGCTTCTGGACGCATTTTGAAAGAACAGAGGAGGACGCTGATGAAGAAGGATTCGAGGAACTTTAG